The proteins below come from a single Mya arenaria isolate MELC-2E11 chromosome 8, ASM2691426v1 genomic window:
- the LOC128245146 gene encoding trypsin beta-like has translation MAVLKLTVFAVLIGAALGSTLYVSRPLSKDGPSGGSRIINGMEATPGEFPHQVTLLNNGYHSCGGSVIANDWVLTAAHCVDGQALSSLAVVVDLHDFNNPGSSYIWFDIAQIIMHNSYNKGPGGFPNDMALLRLSRSTQPDITKNIIELAPGGTSFAGERCTISGWGTTETGTGASILMKTDVNVLTKAQCTVYWGSSILDQHVCIWGQDTAQGSGSCNGDSGGPLVCRGFLAGVTSWGRSGCHDNGFVTSPSVYASVSYFRSWVNSNCGGCL, from the exons ATGGCTGTTCTAAAACTGACTGTCTTCGCTGTACTGATTG GAGCGGCGCTGGGTTCCACTCTGTATGTGAGCCGCCCTCTCTCCAAAGACGGTCCGTCGGGCGGATCGCGGATAATCAACGGGATGGAGGCTACCCCGGGAGAGTTCCCACACCAGGTTACACTCCTGAATAACGGCTACCACTCGTGTGGTGGATCCGTCATTGCCAACGACTGGGTCCTCACCGCCGCCCATTGCGTCGACGGACA GGCTTTGTCCTCCCTGGCCGTTGTGGTGGACCTACACGACTTCAACAACCCCGGCAGTAGCTACATCTGGTTCGATATTGCACAGATCATTATG CATAACAGTTACAACAAGGGGCCCGGTGGTTTCCCTAACGACATGGCTCTGCTGCGTCTGTCCAGATCCACACAGCCGGATATCACGAAAAACATCATCGAGTTGGCACCGGGAGGGACGTCGTTCGCCGGCGAGAGATGCACCATTTCCGGCTGGGGAACCACAG AAACCGGAACCGGCGCGTCCATTCTGATGAAAACTGACGTCAACGTCCTCACGAAGGCGCAGTGCACTGTATACTGGGGCTCAAGCATCCTCGACCAGCACGTGTGCATCTGGGGTCAGGACACCGCTCAGGGATCTGGCTCGTGCAAC GGGGACAGCGGCGGCCCGCTCGTCTGCCGGGGTTTCCTGGCCGGTGTCACATCATGGGGACGCAGTGGTTGTCACGACAACGGTTTCGTCACATCCCCCAGCGTCTACGCGAGTGTTAGCTACTTCCGGTCCTGGGTAAACAGCAACTGCGGCGGCTGCCTCTAG